From a single Pararge aegeria chromosome 16, ilParAegt1.1, whole genome shotgun sequence genomic region:
- the LOC120630510 gene encoding acyl-coenzyme A diphosphatase FITM2 has product MTSRGNHRSTRINYKFQNETSEPKGTKPIREASSILEVFILMIVHICKKVLFFDTNLKIAVYLGALFLLSLIADVLTFPKTYFSRSDNIFNQYFVKIGWFWTLFLTVPYVYLTSHTTCCGKRKLIVTAHLMRLLVATGFWYVWVTLFNIVEINYGRCNSRSYNDKVSCLKEGHFWNGFDISGHCFILIYSSLVLIEEARAINGWERIRDYIRDEKYSRSLNDKSPSSNPLKNISKEELETLKTSYEKFTPYVRAFLIAMALLQLLWDVMLVSTILYYHIMVEKFISGIIAIFTWFVTYRVWYTIPYLLPNLPGQGIFKYNMEKVNTTNIPLRKRSIITDSKHFMGMPINKGQDHEDVK; this is encoded by the coding sequence ATGACAAGCAGGGGAAATCACAGAAGTACacgaataaattataaattccaaaatgaaACGTCCGAACCTAAAGGAACAAAACCTATTCGGGAAGCTTCATCAATATTAGAAGTTTTCATACTAATGATTGTGCATATTTGTAAGAAGGTACTCTTCTTtgacacaaatttaaaaatagctgtATATTTAGGAGCTCTCTTTTTATTGTCCCTTATAGCGGATGTTCTTACATTTCCAAAAACTTACTTTTCAAGAAGTGACAATATATTTAACCAATATTTTGTGAAAATAGGCTGGTTCTGGacactatttttaacagttCCATATGTTTATTTGACATCTCACACTACTTGTTGTggaaaaagaaaactaattgTAACAGCTCATTTAATGAGATTGTTAGTTGCTACTGGGTTTTGGTATGTGTGGGTTACATTATTCAATatagttgaaataaattatgggCGATGTAATTCAAGATCTTACAATGATAAAGTTTCTTGTTTGAAAGAAGGCCACTTTTGGAATGGTTTTGACATATCTGGACACTGTTTTATATTGATTTACtcaagtttagttttaattgaaGAGGCAAGAGCTATTAACGGATGGGAAAGGATCAGAGATTACATTAGAGATGAAAAGTACTCAAGAAGTTTAAATGACAAATCGCCGAGTAGCAATCCCCTTAAAAATATCAGTAAAGAAGAATTAGAGACACTTAAAACATCATATGAAAAATTTACACCATATGTGAGGGCATTTCTGATAGCTATGGCACTTCTTCAACTTCTATGGGATGTTATGTTGGTATCAACAATATTGTATTACCATATCATGGTGGAGAAATTCATTAGTGGAATAATAGCAATTTTTACATGGTTTGTAACATACAGAGTTTGGTATACAATACCTTATTTACTACCAAATTTACCTGGTCAAGgaatattcaaatataatatggAAAAAGTAAACACAACTAACATACCACTAAGAAAAAGATCTATTATAACAGACAGTAAGCATTTTATGGGAATGCCTATTAATAAAGGTCAAGATCATGAAGATGTAAAATAA
- the LOC120630451 gene encoding chromobox protein homolog 1-like, producing the protein MRKVSRSRADDDVVSSTNGSGSVANEERQEAEKPDRNDEDTGDKGTNDVDDDSDDYLESPKKSKTKTTKKRKSDRSSNKKEEEEEEAEYEVEKIIDSKKIKGKLHYLIRWKGYSAGNDTWEPHNTLSCPELISKFNEEKENSKNNSPKKAAKRKGTKKASKSSPKKTKTEWHDKDTDENAEYEVERILEVHHKKNGERSFLIHWKGWSNKFDSWEPESNLNCPELIKRFMEKVDVARSTDSRSLRVAPETTHRFTLQDPSSGRRLSKRRGQRQRVRYDNAE; encoded by the exons ATGCGTAAAGTTTCTAGAAGTCGTGCGGATGATGATGTCGTTTCATCTACAAATGGGTCCGGATCAGTGGCCAACGAAGAACGCCAAGAAGCCGAGAAACCAGATCGTAATGATGAAGATACGGGTGATAAAGGCACTAACGATGTAGACGATGACTCTGATGACTATTTAGAATCACCTAAAAAGAGTAAAACTAAGActactaaaaaaagaaagtctGATAGAAGTAGTAACAAGAAGGAAGAAGAAGAGGAGGAAGCTGAATATGAG gTGGAAAAAATTATTGATTCAAAGAAAATTAAAGGAAAACTGCATTATTTGATTCGCTGGAAGGGATATTCCGCAGGCAATGATACATGGGAACCCCATAATACTTTATCCTGTCCTGAGTTAATCAGCAAATTCAATGAAGAA AAAGAAAACTCAAAAAACAATTCACCTAAAAAGGCTGCAAAAAGGAAAGGCACCAAGAAGGCAAGTAAATCTTCtccaaagaaaacaaaaacagagTGGCATGATAAGGATACTGATGAAAATGCAGAGTATGAG GTGGAGCGGATTCTTGAAGTTCACCACAAAAAGAATGGCGAGCGTTCCTTCCTCATCCATTGGAAAGGATGGTCTAATAAATTTGACTCTTGGGAACCAGAAAGCAATTTAAATTGTCCAGAATTGATAAAAAGATTCATGGAGAAG GTTGATGTTGCACGCTCCACGGACTCGCGAAGCTTGAGAGTGGCTCCGGAAACTACTCATCGTTTCACATTGCAAGATCCGTCATCTGGTCGTCGTCTTAGCAAGCGCAGAGGTCAACGGCAGCG cgTAAGATACGATAATgccgaataa
- the LOC120630464 gene encoding vacuolar protein sorting-associated protein 8 homolog: MDLLKTPSTQSLLDSDLESVESLQYVDFEELDEVEYALPTSEAPTLAEVLSSEELESENKISSSKFEETTCSALQVDFLQAISQQLLQAQERSSAGAATTLSIGSNGRLTVGTAHGHLLSFHDQTLRWVCDSNGDNGAVTCLSYNHDGTRLLAGFARGLVYQYESIRGLILRKVTLGGELWGTLRVTWAGTSGLALDTGGSVWLIRFSRPLGVRSARVSCLFSGARGEVVAMAARDARILALATLSRVIIVAGGRAAGVRLDGPPDVLPVLEWCELDNRILVSARANIMQWLAVTIIGSSISLRPVQRVELKSTPIWLGWLGGSLTIFDSDENLRFWGDDYDKPLDLSQIEPVYSSSFFKGHWTDGRVSQAMCKAGESALGGACISEGTLALLGRRGVVRVKPRDLLARAQSFIATGRYSQALRLLCSAQGVEAKKLVNEFIGNLADRPHILSNKNVAVQVVKLCHKYDFSDELWNCLWENCSGEQAFVEALGDAAVRGELSNKPPSPDFTQELIERLAEFEPDLVERVVASLPLTSLDPHRASVFTRDRGLWRGVGAIAAALDGCSGAMRELVTFVDEACGGGATCACAGGALLLAAADALAGRGAGGRALPAHARPSARHDALHTLLAEEAGIRSPLRVLVAHDTSAAVRLLEQCSREPPFAGPLGKQNRLRVARALLNYTKDLEESEKRLEILEFIAGQLSSGALPLDHDLIKNMQEFVATTDDERSDRAWLMVLTRIRSQRDQMLAQYRDAILRPRILWRMDAMLDRHDEALKEFFEIRNPSSKDIDEFFEHLRSRIEVDGEMRKRLKPYLSALVELRPRSAAALLNDECSDLISTILDSLSLKCKIEFGDCLLDTGRLRGDAAAIHLRALCTHRPSDVKDFLIKNTGIVRPEDALGIVKELGPRDAESICLEATGDHLGALDALLRSISSSQDEESKAAVVDEASALCARVGPTVPTSMAAEMWTRLLRSAGSVPPPLLFEAIAYLPLEELVVKTCDSPRVAATILSGGVTRKGVWQCTTRIVQREAHEALARALTVARRGAAARGLCRRCERPLESRSGVRTLHCGRAVHADCEPEPQCACGRRAPTEALSLPPWPRRRTALLHDAELLLVAPPRPDLEGVV; the protein is encoded by the exons ATGGATTTACTGAAAACACCTTCAACTCAATCACTTTTAGATTCTGATCTCGAATCAGTGGAAAGTCTTCAGTATGTGGATTTTGAAGAG CTTGATGAAGTGGAATATGCTTTGCCTACCAGTGAGGCCCCAACCCTTGCAGAAGTATTATCTTCAGAGGAATTGGAAAGCGAAAACAAAATATCTTCATCAAAATTTGAGGAAACCACATGTTCTGCTTTACAAGTTGACTTTTTACAGGCAATATCACAACAATTATTACAGGCTCAA gaACGATCATCTGCCGGTGCTGCTACCACATTAAGTATTGGCTCCAATGGTAGACTTACAGTGGGAACTGCACATGGCCATCTACTTTCATTCCACGATCAAACATTACGGTGGGTGTGTGACTCAAATGGCGATAACGGAGCAGTTACATGTCTGTCATATAATCACGATGGTACTCGACTTCTAGCTGGATTCGCTCGAGGACTTGTTTATCAGTATGAGAGTATACGAGGATTAATTCTCAGAAAAGTAACACTCGGAGGAGAGTTATGGGGTACATTAAGAGTGACATGGGCTGGCACATCTGGACTAGCTTTAGATACAGGTGGATCTGTATGGCTAATAAGATTTTCGAGGCCATTAGGCGTACGTTCTGCGCGAGTTTCTTGTTTATTTTCGGGAGCACGCGGGGAAGTGGTGGCCATGGCAGCTCGCGACGCTCGCATTTTAGCTCTAGCGACTCTATCGAGAGTCATCATAGTTGCCGGCGGCCGAGCGGCTGGAGTACGCCTAGATGGCCCACCCGATGTCCTCCCTGTGTTGGAGTGGTGTGAACTAGACAATAGAATACTTGTATCTGCCCGTGCTAATATTATGCAATGGCTTGCTGTTACCATAATTGGATCATCTATAAGCCTTCGGCCAGTACAGCGAGTGGAGCTTAAGTCAACACCTATATGGCTCGGCTGGCTGGGAGGTAGCCTTACAATATTTGATTCCGACGAAAATCTTCGATTCTGGGGTGATGATTATGACAAGCCACTAGATTTGTCTCAAATAGAACCTGTATATTCGTCTTCATTTTTTAAG GGCCACTGGACGGACGGCCGTGTGTCGCAAGCTATGTGCAAAGCCGGCGAAAGTGCTTTAGGGGGAGCTTGCATATCCGAAGGCACGTTAGCACTTCTTGGTCGTCGCGGAGTAGTTCGCGTCAAGCCACGAGACTTGCTTGCAAGGGCCCAATCATTTATAGCTACTGGACGCTATTCCCAAGCCTTAAGGTTGCTTTGTTCAGCTCAAGGCGTCGAGGCTAAAAAGTTGGTGAATGAATTTATTGGCAATTTAGCTGATAGACCGCATATATTGAGCAACAAAAACGTCGCAGTGCAAGTCGTTAAGCTGTGTCACAAATATGATTTCAG tgATGAGTTATGGAATTGCCTTTGGGAGAATTGTTCCGGGGAGCAAGCTTTCGTTGAAGCGTTGGGAGATGCTGCGGTGCGTGGTGAACTGTCTAATAAACCACCCTCTCCTGACTTTACACAG GAGCTAATAGAAAGACTAGCCGAGTTCGAGCCCGACCTAGTGGAGCGCGTGGTAGCGTCTTTGCCGCTAACGTCGCTGGACCCGCACCGCGCCAGCGTGTTCACACGCGACCGCGGTCTATGGCGGGGCGTCGGAGCCATTGCAGCGGCACTGG ACGGGTGCAGCGGTGCTATGCGCGAGCTGGTGACGTTCGTGGATGAGGCGTGCGGCGGCGGCGCGACATGCGCGTGCGCAGGTGGCGCGCTGCTGTTAGCGGCGGCGGACGCGCTGGCGGGGCGGGGCGCGGGCGGCCGGGCGCTGCCCGCACACGCGCGCCCGTCTGCCCGCCACGACGCGTTGCATACTCTGCTCGCCGAGGAG GCTGGAATACGATCCCCCTTGCGAGTGCTAGTGGCGCATGACACGTCAGCCGCGGTCCGGTTGCTGGAGCAATGTTCGCGGGAGCCGCCGTTCGCAGGCCCGCTCGGCAAACAGAACCGTCTGCGCGTAGCTCGTGCTTTGCTCAACTACACCAAAGACCTAGAG GAGTCAGAAAAACGTCTGGAAATTTTGGAGTTCATCGCAGGGCAGCTGAGTTCAGGCGCGCTGCCGTTAGATCACGATTTAATCAAAAATATGCAAGAATTTGTCGCGACCACAGATGACGAGCGTTCCGATAGAGCGTGGCTAATGGTTTTGACGCGGATACGATCACAACGAGACCAAATGCTCGCCCAGTACAGGGACGCTATTCTTCGACCTCGAATTTTGTGGCGAATGGACGCAATGCTTGATAGACACGATGAAGCTCTTAAAGAGTTCTTTGAAATACGGAATCCATCAAGTAAAGATATAGATGAGTTCTTTGAACATTTAAGATCAAGAATTGAAGTTGATGGTGAAATGAGAAAACGGCTGAAACCGTACCTTTCTGCGCTCGTAGAACTGCGTCCCCGGTCAGCCGCCGCTTTACTTAATGATGAGTGCAGCGACTTGATCTCCACAATTCTGGACTCATTATCTTTAAAGTGCAAAATTGAGTTCGGCGATTGTCTATTGGATACGGGGCGACTACGTGGCGACGCGGCCGCGATTCATCTGCGGGCTCTGTGTACACATCGACCCAGCGATGTTAAGGactttcttattaaaaataccGGAATCGTGAGACCAGAAGACGCGCTCGGAATCGTAAAGGAGCTGGGTCCCAGAGATGCAGAGTCCATATGTTTAGAAGCGACTGGTGATCATTTGGGCGCACTAGACGCGCTCCTGCGATCAATATCATCAAGTCAAGACGAGGAATCAAAAGCGGCCGTCGTAGACGAAGCAAGCGCTCTGTGTGCGAGAGTCGGGCCAACCGTTCCGACTAGCATGGCGGCGGAGATGTGGACGCGGCTGCTGCGCAGTGCGGGTTCGGTTCCGCCACCGCTTCTCTTCGAAGCGATCGCCTACCTGCCGCTCGAGGAGCTCGTGGTCAAGACGTGCGATTCGCCGCGAGTCGCAGCAACGATTCTTTCGGGGGGCGTGACTCGGAAAGGCGTGTGGCAGTGTACAACGCGCATTGTGCAGCGCGAAGCACACGAGGCGCTAGCTCGTGCGCTGACGGTGGCGCGACGCGGCGCAGCGGCACGCGGCCTCTGTAGGCGCTGCGAGCGACCGCTGGAGAGTCGTTCCGGCGTGCGCACGCTACACTGCGGGCGTGCCGTGCACGCAGATTGCGAGCCCGAGCCACAGTGTGCGTGCGGCCGACGCGCACCGACAGAAGCGCTAAGCTTACCGCCATGGCCGCGACGTCGCACCGCACTGTTACACGACGCGGAATTGCTGCTAGTGGCTCCGCCCCGTCCCGATCTCGAAGGCGTCGTTTGA